A portion of the uncultured Draconibacterium sp. genome contains these proteins:
- a CDS encoding hotdog fold thioesterase has translation MTKSKYHKTFDQDVFAANNGIKLVEAKPGYAKSIMEIKPSHYNSVGIVHGGALFTLADFTFAVASNSHGRVALAIDAEISFFKATSTGTLTAEAKEISLNGKLGTYLVEIKNEANEHIAHFKGTVYRKKDKIEFE, from the coding sequence ATGACCAAATCAAAATACCACAAAACATTTGACCAAGATGTGTTTGCTGCCAACAATGGCATAAAATTGGTAGAAGCGAAACCCGGCTATGCAAAATCGATCATGGAAATTAAACCAAGTCATTATAATTCAGTCGGAATTGTGCATGGTGGAGCTTTGTTCACTTTGGCTGATTTTACTTTTGCCGTAGCATCTAATTCGCACGGAAGGGTGGCGCTGGCTATCGATGCCGAAATTTCCTTTTTTAAAGCTACATCAACAGGAACATTAACAGCTGAGGCAAAGGAGATTTCGCTAAACGGAAAACTGGGTACTTACCTGGTTGAGATTAAAAACGAAGCAAATGAACACATTGCGCATTTTAAAGGAACAGTTTATCGCAAGAAAGATAAAATTGAGTTTGAGTAA